Within the Bradyrhizobium ottawaense genome, the region GGCCGCGACCAGGCCGAACGCCATGCGCGGCTCCGGTCCGAACCAGGCCCAGGCGGCGAACGCCAGCAGCGCCACGGCAATCACCGTCGGCACGAACCAGCCTGCGACCTGATCGGCGAGCCGCTGGATCGGCGCGCGCGAGCGTTGCGCGTCCGCCACCATCTGGACGATCTGCGACAACAGCGTGTCGCGGCCGACCTTGTCGGCACGCATGACGAAGCCGCCGGACTGGTTCAGCGTGCCGGCGATGACCTTGTCGCCGCTCTCCTTGGTGACCGGCATGGATTCGCCGGTCACCAGCGATTCATCGAGCGCCGAGCGGCCTTCGAGGATGACGCCGTCGACCGGTACTTTTTCACCGGGCCGCACGCGCAGGCGATCGCCGACCGCGAGGCTGTCGATCTCGACCTCTTGGTCGGTGTCATCCTGGCCGATCCGCCGCGCGGTTTTCGGCGCGAGCTGCAGCAGCGCCTTGATCGCCCCCGACGTCGCCTCGCGGGCGCGCAGTTCGAGCACCTGGCCCAGCAGCACCAGCACGGTGATGACGGCGGCCGATTCAAAATAGACCGCGACTGCGCCGCCATGGCTGCGGAAGGTTTCCGGAAAAATTCCCGGCGCGACCGTCGCCACGACGCTGTAGAAATACGCCACGCCGGTGCCGATCGCGATCAGCGTGAACATGTTGAGATGGCGCGTCACCAGCGATTGCCAGCCGCGTACGAAAAACGGCCAGCCGGCCCACAGCACCACGGGGGTCGCGAAGGCGAACTGAATCCAGTTCGATAGCGCTGGCTCGATCAGGCCATGCCCGCCGACCAGATGCCCGCCCATCTCCAGAGCCACCGCCGGCACCGCGAGCACGAGACCGATCCAGAACCGGCGCGTCATGTCCTTGAGTTCCGGATTGGGGGCATCGTCGAGGCTCGCGACCTCCGGCTCCAGCGCCATGCCGCAGATCGGGCAGCTTCCGGGCCCGACCTGGCGGATCTCCGGATGCATCGGGCAGGTATAGATCGCGCCTTCGGGCACGGCGGCCTTCGGCTTAGAGTCTTTCTCGAGATAGGAAACCGGATCGGCCGCAAACTTGGTGCGGCAGCGGGCCGAGCAGAAATGGAAAGTCTCGCCGCGAGTGTCGAAGCGGTGCTTGCTGGTCGCAGGGTCGACCTTCATGCCGCAAACGGGGTCGAGCACGCGAACCGTATCGTCCGCCTGATGGCTGGTGTCGGCGTGATGCTGATGGCCGTGGCCTGAGTGATCATGGCCGCCGCAGCAGGCGGACTTCGCTGCAGTGTCGCCATGAACAGAATGTTCGGCTTTGGTCATCGACGTCTCCGGCTCTTGAAAACTATACCCTATGGGGGTATATAGGACGCATGCGAAAAGACATCAAGACTTCCTGTCAGAAACGTCTCAGCCGGATCGAGGGCCAGGTCCGCGGACTCTCGAAGATGGTCGACGAGGACCGCTACTGCATTGATATCGTGACCCAGATATCGGCGGTCCGGGCGGCGCTGCGGCGCGTCGAGGAGGAAGTGCTGCGGGATCATGTGTCGCATTGCGTCGAGCACGCCATCACCAGCGGCAACAAGGCCGACCAGCGCGAAAAGATCGCGGAGCTGATGGCCGTGATCGGCCGCTCTGACC harbors:
- a CDS encoding metal-sensitive transcriptional regulator — encoded protein: MRKDIKTSCQKRLSRIEGQVRGLSKMVDEDRYCIDIVTQISAVRAALRRVEEEVLRDHVSHCVEHAITSGNKADQREKIAELMAVIGRSDR
- a CDS encoding heavy metal translocating P-type ATPase; this translates as MTKAEHSVHGDTAAKSACCGGHDHSGHGHQHHADTSHQADDTVRVLDPVCGMKVDPATSKHRFDTRGETFHFCSARCRTKFAADPVSYLEKDSKPKAAVPEGAIYTCPMHPEIRQVGPGSCPICGMALEPEVASLDDAPNPELKDMTRRFWIGLVLAVPAVALEMGGHLVGGHGLIEPALSNWIQFAFATPVVLWAGWPFFVRGWQSLVTRHLNMFTLIAIGTGVAYFYSVVATVAPGIFPETFRSHGGAVAVYFESAAVITVLVLLGQVLELRAREATSGAIKALLQLAPKTARRIGQDDTDQEVEIDSLAVGDRLRVRPGEKVPVDGVILEGRSALDESLVTGESMPVTKESGDKVIAGTLNQSGGFVMRADKVGRDTLLSQIVQMVADAQRSRAPIQRLADQVAGWFVPTVIAVALLAFAAWAWFGPEPRMAFGLVAAVSVLIIACPCALGLATPMSIMVGVGRGAQAGVLIKNAEALERMEKIDTLVVDKTGTLTEGKPKVVGVVTTDAFEVADVVRFAASVERASEHPLADAIVRAAMERNLELGKVEEFDSPTGKGATGKVDGKAIVLGNANYLTSLGIDTSSLQAQSELLRRDGATVINVAVDGELAALFAIADPIKASTRDALKALAAEGIKVIMLTGDNKTTANAVARTLGIDDVEAEVLPDQKSAVVAKLQKSGKIVAMAGDGVNDAPALAAAEVGIAMGTGTDVAMESAGITLLGGDLGGIVRARKLSQATMRNIRQNLFFAFIYNAAGIPIAAGILYPTFGLLLSPILAAAAMALSSVSVVGNALRLRVTRL